In Prunus dulcis chromosome 2, ALMONDv2, whole genome shotgun sequence, a single genomic region encodes these proteins:
- the LOC117618502 gene encoding cysteine and histidine-rich domain-containing protein RAR1 — protein sequence MEGQQTALFKCQRIGCNAEFSEDDNPEGSCLYHDSGPIFHDGIKEWSCCKKRSHDFSLFLEIKGCKTGKHTTEKPVLSKAKPKTPVSAPTAPPATDALSKESCSRCRQGFFCSDHGSQAKEMNSKPVNVATTPFAESITDVEGTSAPSKKIVGINEPQICKNKGCGKTFKEKDNHEAACSYHPGPAIFHDRVRGWKCCDVHVKEFDEFMSIRPCTKGWHNADPVP from the exons atggaggGTCAGCAGACAGCTCTGTTTAAATGCCAGCGAATTGGCTGTAACGCCGAGTTTTCCGAGGACGACAATCCCGAAGGTTCCTGCCTATACCATGATTCg gGA CCTATATTTCATGATGGGATTAAAGAGTGGAGTTGTTGCAAGAAAAGAAGTCATGATTTCAGCttatttttagaaattaaagG TTGCAAGACAGGTAAACACACAACAGAGAAACCAGTGTTGTCAAAGGCGAAGCCTAAGACTCCTGTTTCTGCTCCTACCGCTCCCCCTGCAACTGATGCATTGTCAAAAGAATCATGCTCTAGGTGTCGGCAGGGTTTCTTCTGTTCGGATCATG gtTCACAAGCCAAAGAAATGAATTCAAAGCCTGTAAATGTGGCCACAACTCCATTTGCTGAAAGCATTACAGATGTTGAAGGCACTTCTGCTCCATCAAAAAAGATTGTTGGCATAAACGAGCCCCAAATTTGCAAAAATAAAGGGTGTGGCAAAACTTTTAAAGAGAAGGATAACCATGAGGCTGCATGCAGTTACCATCCGGGGCCTGCTATTTTCCACGACCGAGTGAGAGGG TGGAAGTGCTGCGACGTTCATGTAAAGGAATTTGATGAGTTCATGAGCATCCGTCCATGCACTAAGGGGTGGCACAATGCTGATCCAGTACCTTAA